The following coding sequences lie in one Euhalothece natronophila Z-M001 genomic window:
- the hrcA gene encoding heat-inducible transcriptional repressor HrcA — protein sequence MRLKERHQHILSTTIRHYVATAEPVSSKTLVNEYDLTVSSATVRNAMGFLEKAGLLYQPHTSAGRIPSDWGYRTYVDQIMSLDQTMRRKLDHLLSNAIKEEVGSLEALLYGVAQLLATLSGYIALITLPQQDTSTLRHLQLFPVDSQHIMLIIITDTYQTQSGLINPPPRIAEKLASGEGVEEELELLSNFLNRKLEGQPLSELANLNVEDLEQEWKQDRDFLGQICQKLTQQSQNRPSSPILVRGISEVLRQPEFSQLQQVQTLLHLLEAEQDQLCSLIFNLVEPNDDQKKVRVRIGSENPLEPMQICSLISADYYQGKLLAGSVGLIGPTRMLYENAIALVEVAADTLSEALTKVEGGEL from the coding sequence ATGCGCTTAAAAGAACGTCATCAGCACATCCTGTCAACAACGATTCGTCATTATGTTGCCACAGCCGAACCGGTGAGTTCTAAAACTCTGGTCAACGAGTACGATCTGACAGTGAGTTCTGCAACAGTTCGTAACGCCATGGGATTCTTAGAAAAAGCAGGGTTACTCTATCAACCCCACACTTCTGCCGGGCGCATTCCCTCTGACTGGGGATATCGCACCTATGTAGATCAAATCATGTCCCTAGATCAAACGATGCGCCGTAAACTGGATCATCTTTTGAGTAATGCGATTAAAGAAGAAGTGGGGAGTTTAGAGGCCCTCCTTTATGGCGTAGCGCAGTTATTAGCTACCTTAAGTGGTTATATTGCCTTAATTACTCTTCCCCAGCAAGATACCTCGACTCTGCGTCATTTACAGTTATTTCCTGTGGATAGCCAGCACATTATGCTGATTATTATCACCGACACCTATCAAACTCAGTCGGGATTAATTAATCCGCCACCGAGGATAGCGGAGAAACTGGCTTCAGGGGAAGGAGTTGAAGAAGAATTAGAATTACTCTCAAACTTTCTCAACCGAAAACTAGAAGGTCAACCCTTATCAGAATTAGCAAATTTAAATGTGGAAGATTTAGAACAGGAATGGAAGCAAGATCGGGATTTTTTAGGGCAGATTTGTCAAAAATTAACCCAGCAGTCTCAAAATCGCCCTTCTTCTCCGATTTTAGTGCGAGGAATTTCAGAAGTTTTACGACAGCCTGAATTTTCCCAACTCCAACAAGTGCAAACCCTGTTGCATTTGTTAGAAGCAGAACAAGATCAGTTATGTTCATTAATTTTTAACTTAGTTGAACCCAACGATGATCAAAAGAAAGTCAGAGTAAGAATTGGCTCAGAAAATCCCCTAGAACCCATGCAAATCTGTAGTTTAATTTCTGCTGATTATTATCAAGGAAAATTATTAGCAGGAAGTGTCGGGTTAATTGGGCCCACGAGAATGTTATATGAAAACGCGATCGCGCTAGTAGAAGTTGCTGCTGATACCCTATCTGAAGCCCTGACCAAAGTCGAAGGTGGCGAGCTTTGA
- a CDS encoding MFS transporter, with protein sequence MNLLKALTPSQKKNLIVLGLSGLLFWVSLTSLLPTLPAYIADIGGTNHQIGLVMGSFAIGLLLFRAQLGKISDQRSRKVVILIGTFVVGTAPLGYLLVDSIPLLIAIRAFHGISIAAFTTGYSTLVVDLSPPEKRGELIGYMSLVVPIGLALGPALGGYLQEGVGYEVLFTVSAAAGYLGLLFGSQITEARQDYQNEKDGKPASQEGFWQMLVSPRIRTPAMVLFIVGLVFGTLTTFLPLYVRELGIDFNPGLYYTTSAVASFAMRIFVGRASDYYGRGVFITMSLTLYTVAMSLLATANAPIEFVMAAIAQGAGGGTLIPMMIALMSDRSTTEERGRIYALSIGGFDLGIALAGPGLGALADILGYRGLFILGVTLAALALMIFLTRSSKNISHSLRFALGREKDAYRI encoded by the coding sequence GTGAATTTGCTAAAAGCTCTTACTCCCAGTCAGAAAAAGAATTTAATCGTTTTAGGGCTCTCTGGTTTATTGTTTTGGGTTAGTTTAACCAGTTTATTGCCTACTTTACCCGCTTACATTGCAGATATTGGCGGCACTAACCATCAAATTGGTTTAGTGATGGGCAGTTTTGCCATTGGGTTACTCTTATTTCGGGCTCAGTTGGGGAAAATTTCGGATCAACGCAGTCGGAAAGTGGTAATTCTCATTGGCACGTTTGTTGTGGGAACAGCCCCCTTGGGCTATCTATTGGTGGATTCGATTCCCTTATTAATTGCAATTCGGGCGTTTCATGGCATTAGTATTGCAGCTTTTACCACTGGTTATAGCACGTTGGTGGTGGATTTATCTCCTCCTGAAAAGCGCGGTGAATTGATTGGTTATATGAGTTTGGTTGTTCCCATTGGGTTAGCTTTGGGACCAGCTTTGGGGGGATATCTGCAAGAAGGCGTGGGGTATGAAGTCTTGTTTACTGTGTCAGCGGCTGCGGGTTATTTAGGGTTACTATTTGGTTCTCAAATAACGGAAGCTAGGCAAGATTATCAAAATGAGAAGGACGGAAAACCAGCTTCACAAGAAGGGTTTTGGCAAATGTTGGTTAGCCCACGCATTCGCACTCCAGCAATGGTTTTATTTATTGTCGGCTTAGTGTTTGGCACGCTGACAACATTTCTCCCTCTTTATGTCCGAGAATTAGGAATTGATTTTAATCCGGGGTTATATTACACAACTTCTGCTGTTGCTAGTTTTGCGATGCGGATTTTTGTAGGGAGAGCCTCTGATTACTATGGTCGGGGGGTTTTTATTACCATGAGTCTTACCCTCTATACGGTTGCTATGTCTCTGTTAGCAACAGCAAATGCGCCAATAGAGTTTGTGATGGCAGCGATCGCGCAGGGAGCTGGCGGTGGTACACTGATTCCCATGATGATTGCGTTAATGTCGGATCGCTCGACTACTGAAGAAAGAGGACGGATTTATGCCCTTTCCATTGGCGGATTTGACTTAGGAATCGCCCTCGCTGGGCCAGGATTAGGTGCTCTAGCAGATATTTTAGGGTATCGGGGGCTGTTTATCTTAGGAGTAACTTTAGCTGCCTTGGCTCTAATGATTTTCCTGACGCGATCGAGCAAAAATATTTCCCATTCTCTACGTTTTGCCCTCGGAAGAGAAAAGGATGCTTATCGCATTTAA
- a CDS encoding alpha/beta hydrolase produces the protein MTLEALTIPSESETPKYLLVALHGWGANAQNLATFAPFFNWQETQMIFPNAPFTHPTAPDGKMWYDLQKRDEEGLNQSRQALKSWLASLEKETGVPPQRTFLIGFSQGGAMTLDIGFSFPFAGLCALSGYLHSEPQGSPTAPPTLMIHGTQDPVVPVTAAQKARDTLQQQGVNVTYQEFPMQHEINPEALETLKQFVNNLCQ, from the coding sequence ATGACCTTAGAAGCCCTCACCATTCCTAGTGAAAGCGAAACACCCAAATATTTATTAGTTGCCCTACACGGTTGGGGAGCTAATGCCCAAAATTTAGCCACCTTTGCACCGTTTTTTAACTGGCAAGAAACCCAGATGATCTTCCCCAATGCCCCCTTTACTCATCCCACAGCCCCAGACGGAAAAATGTGGTATGACTTGCAAAAACGAGATGAGGAGGGATTAAACCAGAGTCGTCAGGCTCTGAAAAGTTGGTTAGCATCCCTAGAAAAGGAAACAGGCGTTCCCCCACAACGTACCTTTCTCATTGGTTTTTCTCAAGGCGGTGCCATGACCCTTGATATCGGGTTTAGCTTTCCTTTTGCTGGTTTATGTGCCCTCTCTGGCTATCTTCATAGTGAACCCCAAGGGAGTCCTACCGCGCCACCCACCTTAATGATTCATGGCACACAAGACCCCGTAGTCCCTGTAACTGCAGCCCAAAAAGCAAGAGATACCCTTCAACAGCAAGGAGTTAATGTGACTTATCAAGAGTTTCCCATGCAGCATGAGATTAATCCCGAAGCCTTGGAAACATTAAAGCAGTTTGTGAACAACCTTTGTCAATAA
- a CDS encoding phosphomannose isomerase type II C-terminal cupin domain: MSNSEALSFPSLVQFSTATETESRPWGAFTTLEEGNGYKIKRIEVKPGHRLSLQMHHHRSEHWIVVSGTAKVICGDKEEIITSNQSTYVPQCTPHRLENPGVINLILIEVQNGEYLGEDDIIRFQDDYSRHQS, translated from the coding sequence ATGTCCAACAGCGAAGCTCTTTCTTTTCCCTCCCTCGTTCAATTTTCCACAGCCACAGAAACTGAGTCTCGTCCTTGGGGGGCATTTACCACCTTAGAAGAAGGTAATGGGTATAAAATTAAACGCATTGAAGTTAAACCAGGACATCGCCTGAGTTTACAAATGCATCATCATCGCAGTGAACATTGGATCGTAGTTTCAGGAACTGCGAAAGTCATCTGTGGTGATAAAGAAGAAATCATTACCTCTAATCAATCCACCTATGTTCCGCAATGTACTCCCCATCGACTAGAAAACCCCGGAGTAATTAACTTAATTTTAATTGAAGTACAAAATGGAGAGTATTTGGGGGAAGATGATATCATTCGTTTCCAGGATGATTATTCTCGCCATCAAAGTTGA
- a CDS encoding HesB/IscA family protein — MIKISEAAQNEIRRMQKSQEQENSYLRLDVKEGGCSGLYYTFSWEKESQGSDRVYPQNDFSVVIDEKSLPYLNQLTLDFTEDLMGGGFRFQNPQATQSCSCGISFTLD, encoded by the coding sequence ATGATTAAAATTAGTGAGGCAGCCCAAAACGAAATTAGGCGCATGCAAAAAAGCCAAGAACAAGAAAATAGTTACCTGCGTCTTGATGTAAAAGAGGGGGGTTGCTCAGGGTTGTATTATACTTTTAGTTGGGAGAAGGAAAGTCAAGGTAGCGATCGCGTTTATCCACAAAATGACTTCTCGGTCGTCATTGACGAAAAGAGTCTTCCTTATCTGAATCAGCTTACCCTAGACTTTACTGAAGACTTGATGGGAGGGGGATTCCGCTTCCAAAATCCTCAAGCTACTCAATCGTGTAGTTGTGGAATTTCTTTTACCTTAGACTAG
- the rpsL gene encoding 30S ribosomal protein S12: MPTIQQLIRKERSKLTQPTKSPALKGCPQRRGVCTRVYTATPKKPNSALRKVARVRLTSGYEVTAYIPGIGHNLQEHSVVLIRGGRVKDLPGVRYHIVRGTLDTTGVKDRRQGRSKYGTKRPK, encoded by the coding sequence ATGCCAACAATCCAACAACTAATCCGAAAAGAACGCTCAAAACTCACTCAACCGACAAAGTCCCCAGCATTAAAAGGATGTCCACAACGGAGAGGGGTTTGTACTCGAGTTTATACCGCAACGCCGAAAAAACCTAATTCTGCCTTAAGGAAAGTAGCTCGGGTGCGTCTTACCTCTGGCTATGAAGTGACCGCCTATATTCCGGGGATTGGTCATAACTTACAAGAACACTCTGTAGTTTTAATTAGAGGAGGAAGGGTAAAAGACTTACCCGGAGTTCGCTACCACATTGTTCGTGGTACCCTTGACACTACAGGAGTGAAAGATCGCCGTCAAGGACGATCCAAATATGGAACAAAACGCCCAAAATAA
- the rpsG gene encoding 30S ribosomal protein S7: MSRRSNVKKGPVPPDPKYNSRLVSMMIRRLMLDGKKSLASKILYDAFEIVEEKTNADPLETFEQAVRNVTPLVQVKARRVGGATYQVPMEVRPERGTSLALRWLAQYSRSRSGKTMATRFANEIMDAANETGSTVRKREETHKMAEANKAFAHYRY; encoded by the coding sequence ATGTCTCGTAGGAGTAACGTCAAAAAAGGTCCAGTTCCTCCCGATCCAAAGTATAATAGTCGCTTAGTCAGTATGATGATTCGGCGATTAATGCTGGATGGGAAAAAATCCCTTGCATCAAAAATCTTATACGATGCTTTTGAAATCGTAGAAGAAAAAACCAATGCTGACCCGCTAGAAACCTTTGAACAAGCAGTACGTAATGTCACTCCTTTGGTACAAGTTAAAGCCAGACGAGTGGGAGGGGCCACCTATCAAGTGCCCATGGAAGTGCGTCCAGAGAGAGGAACCAGTTTAGCCCTACGCTGGCTCGCGCAATATAGCCGTAGCCGTTCTGGGAAAACCATGGCGACACGATTTGCTAATGAAATTATGGATGCTGCCAATGAAACGGGGAGTACGGTTCGGAAACGGGAAGAAACCCACAAAATGGCAGAAGCAAACAAAGCCTTTGCTCACTACCGTTATTAG
- the fusA gene encoding elongation factor G — translation MARSIPLERVRNIGIAAHIDAGKTTTTERILYYSGVAHKLGEVHDGNAVMDWMSQERERGITITAAAISTSWLDNKINIIDTPGHVDFTIEVERSMRVLDGVITVLCSVGGVQPQTETVWRQAERYSVPRIVFVNKMDRTGANYYKVYEQLRDRLRCNAVPIQLPIGAESEFQGLVDLVGMKAYIYNNDLGTDIEITEIPEEMQEIAQEYRAKLVEAVAETDEELLEKYLAEDNLEEDELRQGLRQATLKREVVPMLCGSSFKNKGVQLLLNAVVDYLPAPTEVPPIEGVLPDGTEATRPSSDDEPLAALAFKVAADPYGRLTFIRVYSGVVQKGSYIYNATKDKKERLSRLIVMKSNERIEVDELRAGELGAIVGLKNTTTGDTLCDENNPIILESIYIPEPVISVAVEPKTKADMDKLSKALQALADEDPTFRVTTDPETNQTVIAGMGELHLEILVDRMLREFKVEANIGQPQVAYRETIRQPSNAEGKFIRQSGGKGQYGHVVLEVEPGEAGSGFEFTSKIVGGVIPKEYIPSVEEGIKETCESGILAGYPMIDLKVRLVDGSYHDVDSSEMAFKIAGSMGIREAVQKASPVLLEPMMKVEVEVPEDFMGDVMGDLNSRRGQIGNMNTEDGIAKISAEVPLAEMFGYATDIRSKTQGRGIFTMEFSHYAEVPNHVAEAVMAKTQGNG, via the coding sequence ATGGCGCGTAGTATCCCCCTAGAACGAGTCCGCAATATCGGGATCGCAGCCCACATTGATGCTGGGAAAACGACGACAACCGAACGCATCCTCTATTATTCAGGGGTTGCCCATAAGTTGGGGGAAGTTCATGATGGTAATGCCGTAATGGACTGGATGTCTCAAGAAAGAGAACGGGGCATCACCATTACTGCGGCTGCTATCAGCACCAGTTGGCTAGATAACAAAATTAATATTATTGATACCCCTGGTCACGTGGATTTCACCATTGAAGTGGAACGCTCCATGCGGGTACTAGACGGTGTGATCACCGTATTATGTTCTGTGGGAGGAGTTCAACCGCAAACAGAAACGGTGTGGCGACAAGCAGAACGTTATAGCGTTCCTAGAATTGTCTTTGTCAATAAAATGGATCGCACCGGTGCTAATTACTATAAAGTGTATGAACAACTGCGCGATCGCCTACGTTGTAATGCGGTTCCGATTCAACTCCCTATTGGGGCAGAAAGTGAATTTCAGGGACTTGTTGACTTAGTGGGGATGAAAGCCTACATTTACAACAACGACTTGGGAACTGATATTGAAATTACTGAAATTCCTGAGGAGATGCAGGAAATTGCTCAGGAGTATCGGGCGAAGTTAGTAGAAGCAGTTGCAGAAACTGATGAAGAACTTTTAGAAAAATACCTCGCTGAGGACAATTTAGAGGAAGATGAGCTTCGGCAAGGGCTACGTCAAGCCACTTTGAAGCGCGAAGTTGTTCCCATGCTCTGCGGTTCTTCCTTTAAAAATAAAGGAGTACAACTCCTACTGAATGCGGTGGTTGATTATCTACCCGCACCAACAGAAGTTCCTCCCATTGAAGGGGTATTACCCGATGGCACTGAAGCTACTCGTCCCTCTAGTGACGATGAGCCTTTAGCGGCTTTAGCGTTTAAGGTGGCAGCGGATCCCTATGGACGATTGACCTTTATTCGGGTTTATTCTGGAGTGGTGCAAAAAGGAAGCTATATCTATAACGCCACTAAGGATAAAAAAGAACGGCTCTCTCGTTTAATTGTCATGAAATCCAACGAACGGATTGAAGTGGATGAATTGCGAGCAGGAGAGCTGGGCGCGATCGTGGGCTTGAAAAATACCACTACGGGGGATACCCTCTGTGATGAAAATAACCCAATTATCCTAGAGTCAATTTACATCCCAGAGCCAGTTATTTCCGTGGCAGTTGAGCCAAAAACCAAAGCCGATATGGATAAGTTATCCAAGGCTCTACAGGCGTTAGCTGATGAAGACCCCACTTTCCGAGTGACCACCGATCCAGAAACCAATCAAACGGTAATTGCAGGAATGGGTGAACTCCACTTAGAAATTCTAGTGGATCGGATGCTTCGTGAATTTAAGGTGGAAGCTAACATTGGTCAGCCTCAAGTGGCTTATCGTGAAACTATCCGTCAGCCGAGTAATGCAGAAGGGAAATTTATTCGCCAAAGTGGCGGTAAAGGACAATATGGTCATGTGGTTCTAGAAGTAGAACCTGGAGAAGCTGGTAGTGGGTTTGAGTTTACGTCTAAAATCGTTGGCGGGGTAATCCCCAAAGAATATATCCCCTCTGTAGAAGAAGGGATCAAAGAAACCTGTGAATCTGGTATATTAGCAGGTTATCCCATGATTGATCTCAAAGTGAGATTAGTTGATGGTTCTTATCATGACGTAGATTCCTCCGAAATGGCTTTCAAAATTGCTGGCTCGATGGGAATTCGGGAAGCAGTTCAAAAAGCTAGCCCAGTTCTCTTAGAGCCAATGATGAAAGTAGAAGTAGAGGTCCCTGAAGACTTTATGGGCGATGTTATGGGCGACCTTAACTCTCGTCGGGGTCAAATCGGTAACATGAATACCGAGGATGGAATTGCCAAAATTTCGGCAGAAGTTCCTCTGGCTGAGATGTTTGGGTATGCCACTGATATTCGCTCCAAAACTCAGGGTCGAGGAATCTTTACTATGGAGTTCAGCCACTACGCTGAAGTCCCTAATCATGTTGCTGAAGCCGTAATGGCAAAAACGCAAGGGAACGGATAA
- the tuf gene encoding elongation factor Tu: protein MAREKFERTKEHANIGTVGHVDHGKTTLTAALTMTLSSSGRAKARQYEDIDAAPEEKARGITINTAHVEYETDKRHYAHVDCPGHADYVKNMITGAAQMDGAVLVVSAADGPMPQTREHILLARQVGISNLVVFLNKVDQVDDEELLELVELEVRELLNEYDFPGDEIPIISGSALMAVEELTKNPQIGKGENEWVDKVYELMDAVDDYIPTPERDVDKPFLMAVEDVFSITGRGTVATGRIERGKVKTGEEVEIVGIQDTRKTTVTGVEMFQKTLDEGLAGDNVGVLLRGVQKDDIERGMVLAKPGSITPHTQFEAEVYVLKKEEGGRHTPFFTNYRPQFFVRTTDVTGTIVGFTADDGSAAEMVMPGDRVKMTVELISPVAIEQGMRFAIREGGRTIGAGVVSKIVK from the coding sequence ATGGCACGCGAAAAATTTGAACGTACAAAAGAACACGCCAATATCGGGACAGTCGGTCACGTTGACCACGGTAAAACCACATTAACCGCAGCTTTAACCATGACCCTATCTTCTTCGGGTCGTGCAAAGGCTCGTCAATATGAAGATATTGATGCAGCGCCAGAAGAAAAAGCACGGGGAATTACCATTAACACCGCTCACGTGGAATATGAAACCGATAAGCGTCACTATGCCCACGTAGATTGCCCCGGACACGCTGACTATGTGAAAAACATGATTACTGGGGCAGCCCAAATGGATGGTGCGGTACTCGTAGTATCTGCAGCTGATGGCCCCATGCCTCAAACTCGTGAGCATATTCTGTTAGCACGTCAGGTAGGTATCTCTAACTTAGTGGTTTTCTTAAATAAAGTTGACCAAGTTGATGATGAAGAGCTTTTAGAATTAGTGGAATTAGAAGTTCGGGAGTTGCTCAATGAGTATGACTTCCCCGGAGATGAGATTCCCATTATTTCTGGCTCGGCATTAATGGCAGTAGAAGAATTAACCAAGAACCCCCAAATTGGTAAAGGGGAAAATGAGTGGGTTGATAAAGTCTATGAATTAATGGATGCAGTGGATGATTATATTCCCACTCCTGAACGTGATGTTGATAAGCCGTTCTTAATGGCAGTAGAAGACGTATTCTCCATTACTGGTCGGGGAACGGTTGCTACTGGTCGCATTGAGCGTGGTAAAGTCAAAACTGGCGAAGAAGTGGAAATTGTTGGCATCCAAGATACCCGTAAAACCACGGTTACTGGCGTAGAAATGTTCCAGAAAACTCTTGATGAAGGGTTAGCTGGAGATAACGTTGGTGTTTTACTCCGTGGGGTTCAAAAAGATGATATTGAGCGGGGAATGGTTTTAGCCAAGCCTGGCTCGATTACCCCTCATACCCAGTTTGAAGCTGAGGTTTATGTATTGAAGAAAGAAGAAGGCGGTCGTCATACTCCTTTCTTTACGAACTATCGTCCTCAGTTCTTTGTTCGGACAACTGATGTCACGGGAACCATTGTTGGGTTTACTGCTGATGATGGCAGTGCTGCAGAAATGGTAATGCCCGGCGATCGCGTCAAAATGACCGTTGAACTCATTAGCCCCGTTGCTATTGAACAAGGAATGCGCTTTGCGATTCGTGAAGGTGGCCGCACCATTGGGGCTGGCGTTGTGTCCAAAATTGTGAAATAG